Proteins from a genomic interval of Gordonia sp. SL306:
- a CDS encoding histidinol-phosphate transaminase produces MSAPDKLIPGSGITVDDLPLRDNLRGKSAYGAPQLEVPVVLNTNENPHPPSAALIDDVAESTRAVAAALHRYPDRDAVALRSDLADYLSTATGVSLGVENLWAANGSNEILQQLLQAFAGPGRSSLGFVPSYSMHPIISDGTDTTWLAAHRAADFGLDIDYAVAEVEARRPDVVFVTSPNNPTGGSVTPDDLRRIVEAAPGIVIVDEAYGEFSDRPSAVELIDEFPAKVVVSRTMSKAFAFAGGRLGYLAAAPAIVEALLLVRLPYHLSVLTQAAARAALRHRDDTLAGVAAIIAERRRVAQELSAAGFRVVDSDANFLLFGHFADAPASWRRYLDHGVLIRDVGITGHLRVTIGLAAENDAFLDVSRTLASTDLENG; encoded by the coding sequence ATGAGTGCGCCCGACAAGCTCATCCCCGGCTCCGGCATCACCGTCGACGATCTGCCGCTGCGCGACAACCTCCGCGGCAAGAGTGCTTATGGCGCACCGCAACTCGAGGTCCCGGTGGTCCTCAACACCAACGAGAACCCGCACCCGCCGTCGGCTGCGCTGATCGATGACGTCGCGGAGTCGACGCGTGCCGTGGCGGCAGCGCTGCACCGGTATCCGGACCGCGACGCCGTCGCCCTGCGGAGCGATCTCGCGGACTATCTCTCGACCGCGACCGGTGTGTCCCTCGGCGTCGAGAACCTGTGGGCGGCCAACGGTTCCAACGAGATCCTGCAGCAGCTGCTGCAGGCCTTCGCAGGCCCCGGGCGCAGTTCGCTCGGATTCGTGCCCTCGTACTCGATGCACCCGATCATCTCGGACGGCACCGACACCACATGGCTCGCCGCGCATCGCGCCGCCGATTTCGGCCTCGACATCGACTACGCGGTCGCCGAGGTCGAGGCACGGCGACCCGACGTGGTGTTCGTGACGTCGCCCAACAACCCGACCGGCGGCTCGGTGACACCCGACGATCTCCGACGGATCGTCGAGGCGGCGCCCGGCATCGTGATCGTCGACGAAGCGTACGGCGAGTTCTCCGACCGGCCGAGCGCGGTCGAACTCATCGACGAGTTCCCGGCCAAGGTCGTCGTCAGCCGCACCATGAGCAAGGCGTTCGCGTTCGCCGGCGGGCGCCTGGGCTACCTGGCCGCCGCGCCCGCGATCGTCGAGGCGCTGCTCCTGGTCCGCCTGCCGTACCACCTGTCGGTGCTCACCCAGGCCGCGGCCCGCGCCGCGCTGCGGCATCGCGACGACACGCTCGCGGGTGTCGCCGCGATCATCGCCGAACGCAGACGCGTCGCGCAGGAACTGTCCGCCGCCGGCTTCCGGGTCGTGGATTCCGATGCCAACTTCCTGCTGTTCGGCCATTTCGCCGACGCACCGGCGAGCTGGCGACGCTATCTCGACCACGGCGTGTTGATCCGCGACGTCGGGATCACCGGCCATCTGCGTGTCACCATCGGGCTGGCAGCCGAGAACGACGCGTTCCTCGACGTCAGCCGAACGCTCGCGTCTACAGATCTGGAGAATGGGTAA
- the hisB gene encoding imidazoleglycerol-phosphate dehydratase HisB, with the protein MTTAPPPEEEPRRSARTARVERTTRESSITVDLNLDGTGVTNISTGIAFFDHMLTAFGQHGSFDLTVEAKGDVEVEGHHTIEDTSIVLGQALGQALGDKKGIRRFGDAWIPMDESLAHAAVDVSGRPYCVHTGEPEHLLTAVIGGYPGVPYSTVINRHVFEAIALNARIALHVRVLYGRDQHHITEAEFKAVARALRAATENDPRVSGVPSTKGAL; encoded by the coding sequence GTGACCACCGCACCGCCGCCCGAAGAAGAACCCCGCCGCTCCGCTCGCACGGCACGCGTCGAACGAACCACCAGGGAGTCGTCGATCACCGTCGATCTGAACCTCGACGGCACCGGCGTCACGAACATCTCCACCGGTATCGCGTTCTTCGACCACATGCTCACCGCGTTCGGCCAGCACGGCAGCTTCGACCTCACCGTCGAGGCGAAAGGCGACGTCGAGGTCGAGGGGCACCACACGATCGAGGACACCTCGATCGTGCTCGGTCAGGCGTTGGGCCAGGCACTCGGCGACAAGAAGGGCATCCGGCGGTTCGGCGACGCCTGGATACCGATGGACGAGTCGCTCGCGCACGCGGCGGTCGACGTGTCGGGGCGACCCTACTGCGTGCACACCGGTGAACCCGAGCACCTGTTGACCGCGGTCATCGGCGGATATCCGGGCGTGCCGTATTCGACCGTGATCAACCGTCACGTCTTCGAGGCGATCGCCCTCAACGCACGCATCGCTCTGCATGTGCGAGTGCTGTACGGACGCGATCAGCACCACATCACCGAGGCCGAGTTCAAGGCGGTGGCCCGCGCGTTGCGTGCCGCGACCGAGAACGATCCGCGGGTGAGTGGTGTGCCGTCCACCAAGGGCGCGCTCTGA